A window of the Lolium perenne isolate Kyuss_39 chromosome 7, Kyuss_2.0, whole genome shotgun sequence genome harbors these coding sequences:
- the LOC127317885 gene encoding cytochrome P450 89A2 has translation MTLLLVVGRGLLRRAPPIKEMLARLAAVKWALVRDFSTALRQDVVITDRATAHRLLVRGGGGGAFCNRPPTSAASSVLSRQRHHNIGSAPYGPLWRAIRRNLVSEVFHPSRLRLYAPARRRALRGLLADLREQCTSSNVALAAESMHAALFGLSAAMCFGDGVDAGRVRDMADAMEDLIRSLVGLSVFAALPALTELVYRKKWNKLVALRRQQEELYLPLINARRGQHHRPSGEAPTYVDTLFDLLVVDDNCSASGGNSPKQRLTDGELVGLCSEFLGAGTEPAIAAMQWVMANLVKHPEVQEAVRREIDAVIGEDAEEVGEEDLGKLEYLNAVLMEALRLHPTVPSLSRQVIPEDHIVLDGRRASAGTTVQFPLERLARDKAAWADPDEFRPERFLAGGEGEGVSLVAAAGSAGEIKMMPFGAGRRMCPGMGVAMLHLGYFVANLVREFEWTEAGGDMAVDLEPQVRFLNVMKQPLRAHLAMRRKTR, from the exons ATGACGCTCCTCCTGGTCGTGGGCCGCGGCCTGCTCCGGCGTGCGCCGCCGATCAAGGAAATGCTGGCCCGCCTCGCCGCCGTCAAGTGGGCTCTGGTGCGGGACTTCTCCACCGCGTTGCGGCAGGACGTCGTGATCACGGACCGTGCGACCGCGCACCGCCTTCTcgtccgcggcggcggcgggggcgcgTTCTGCAACCGCCCGCCGACGAGCGCGGCCAGCTCCGTCCTCTCGCGCCAACGCCACCACAACATTGGCTCGGCGCCCTACGGCCCGCTCTGGCGCGCCATCCGCCGCAACCTCGTCTCCGAGGTCTTCCACCCGTCGCGCCTCCGCCTCTACGCCCCCGCCCGCCGCCGCGCGCTCCGCGGTCTCCTCGCGGACCTCCGCGAGCAGTGCACCTCGTCTAACGTGGCCCTCGCGGCCGAGAGCATGCACGCTGCCTTGTTCGGCCTGAGCGCCGCCATGTGCTTCGGCGACGGCGTCGACGCGGGCCGCGTCCGCGACATGGCCGACGCCATGGAGGACCTCATCCGGTCCCTCGTCGGGCTCAGTGTCTTCGCCGCACTCCCGGCGTTGACCGAGTTGGTATACCGCAAAAAGTGGAACAAGCTGGTCGCGCTCAGGCGGCAGCAGGAGGAGCTGTACCTCCCGCTCATCAatgcccggcgcggccagcaccacCGTCCGTCCGGCGAAGCCCCAACATATGTGGACACGCTCTTCGACCTCCTGGTCGTGGACGACAACTGCTCCGCATCCGGTGGGAATTCTCCCAAGCAAAGGCTGACAGACGGCGAGCTCGTGGGGCTCTGCTCCGAGTTTCTTGGCGCCGGCACGGAGCCCGCGATCGCGGCGATGCAGTGGGTCATGGCGAACTTGGTGAAGCATCCGGAGGTGCAGGAGGCCGTCCGGAGAGAGATCGACGCTGTCATCGGAGAGGACGCCGAGGAGGTCGGCGAGGAAGACCTTGGTAAGCTGGAGTACCTCAACGCTGTCCTCATGGAGGCGCTCCGTCTTCACCCCACCGTCCCCTCGTTGAGTAGGCAG GTGATACCggaggaccacatcgttctggacGGCCGGCGTGCTTCGGCCGggacgacggtgcagttcccgctggAGCGTCTGGCGCGGGACAAGGCGGCGTGGGCCGACCCGGATGAGTTTCGGCCGGAGCGGTTCCTGGCCGGCGGCGAGGGCGAGGGCGTGAGCCTCGTGGCGGCTGCGGGAAGCGCCGGTGAGATCAAAATGATGCCGTtcggcgccggcaggaggatgTGCCCGGGCATGGGCGTCGCGATGCTCCACCTCGGGTACTTCGTGGCGAACCTCGTGAGGGAGTTCGAGTGGACGGAGGCGGGAGGCGACATGGCCGTCGACCTCGAGCCACAGGTCAGGTTCTTGAACGTCATGAAGCAGCCGCTGCGTGCGCACCTCGCGATGCGGCGGAAGACTAGATAA
- the LOC127317887 gene encoding anthocyanidin 3-O-glucosyltransferase, whose translation MTPPPPHVAVVAFPFSSHAAVMLSFARALAAAAPDGTALSFLTTADSVALLRKAGALPGNLRFVEVADGLPPSSGEAPMLPPPRRMELFMAAAETGGIRDGLEAAQASAGGARVTCVVGDAFVWMAAEAATAAGAPWVPVWTAASCALLAHLRTDALRQDLGDQAASRADEPLTAHAGLGGYRVRDLPDGVVTGDFNYVISLLLHRMAQRVPKHATAVALNTFPGLDPPDLAAALAAELPNCLPMGPYHLLPAAESTATDETPSDPHGCLAWLDRHPARSVAYVSFGTVASPRPDELRELAAGLEASGAPFLWSLREESWPLLPAGFLDRAAGLVVPWAPQVGVLRHASVGAFVTHAGWASVLEGVSSGVPMACRPFFGDQTMNARSVASVWGFGTAFDGPMTRGGVANAVSTLLRGEEGERMRAKAQELQAMVGEAFQPDGGCRKNFDQFVKIVCSV comes from the exons atgacgccgccgccgccgcacgtcGCCGTGGTGGCCTTCCCCTTCAGCTCCCACGCCGCCGTCATGCTCTCCTTCGCGcgcgccctcgccgccgccgcgccggacGGGACGGCCCTCTCCTTCCTCACCACCGCCGACTCCGTCGCGCTGCTCCGGAAAGCCGGCGCGCTCCCGGGAAACCTGCGCTTCGTGGAGGTCGCGGACGGGCTACCGCCCTCTTCAGGGGAGGCGCCAATGCTGCCCCCGCCGCGCCGGATGGAGCTCTTCATGGCGGCGGCCGAGACCGGCGGGATCAGGGACGGGCTCGAGGCGGCGCAAGCCTCCGCGGGCGGCGCCAGGGTGACCTGCGTCGTCGGGGACGCGTTCGTGTGGATGGCAGCCGAGGCGGCCACCGCCGCCGGCGCGCCGTGGGTGCCCGTCTGGACCGCCGCGTCCTGCGCCCTCCTCGCGCACCTCCGCACCGACGCGCTCCGCCAGGACCTCGGCGATCAGG CCGCGAGCAGAGCCGACGAGCCGCTCACCGCGCACGCCGGCCTCGGCGGCTACCGCGTCCGGGACCTCCCCGACGGCGTCGTCACCGGCGACTTCAACTACGTCATCAGCCTCCTCCTGCACCGCATGGCGCAGCGCGTCCCCAAGCACGCCACCGCCGTCGCGCTCAACACCTTCCCGGGCCTCGACCCGCCGGACCTCGCCGCGGCCCTCGCCGCCGAGCTCCCCAACTGCCTCCCCATGGGCccctaccacctcctccccgcCGCCGAGTCGACCGCCACCGACGAAACACCGTCCGACCCGCACGGCTGCCTCGCCTGGCTCGACCGCCACCCGGCGCGGTCCGTCGCGTACGTCAGCTTCGGCACGGTCGCCTCGCCGCGGCCGGACGAGCTGCGGGAGCTCGCGGCGGGGCTGGAGGCGAGCGGCGCGCCGTTCCTGTGGTCGCTGCGGGAGGAGTCGTggccgctgctcccggcggggttCCTGGACCGCGCGGCGGGGCTGGTGGTGCCGTGGGCGCCGCAGGTCGGGGTGCTGCGGCACGCGTCGGTCGGCGCCTTCGTCACGCACGCCGGCTGGGCGTCCGTGCTGGAGGGCGTGTCCAGCGGCGTGCCCATGGCGTGCCGCCCCTTCTTCGGCGACCAGACCATGAACGCGCGCTCCGTGGCCAGCGTCTGGGGCTTCGGCACGGCGTTTGACGGCCCGATGACGCGCGGCGGCGTGGCGAACGCCGTGTCGACGCTGCTCCGTGGGGAGGAAGGGGAGAGGATGAGGGCCAAGGCGCAGGAGCTGCAGGCCATGGTGGGCGAGGCGTTCCAGCCCGACGGCGGCTGCAGGAAGAACTTCGATCAGTTTGTCAAGATAGTCTGTAGCGTGTGA
- the LOC127317884 gene encoding large ribosomal subunit protein eL33w — translation MVKGRTGQRVRLYVRGTILGFKRSKSNQYENTSLVQIEGVNTKEDVAWYAGKRLAYVYKAKTKSNGTHYRCLWGKVIRPHGNSGVVRAQFKSNLPAESMGRKVRVFMYPSSI, via the exons ATGGTGAAGGGACGCACCGGCCAGCGCGTCAGGCTCTACGTCCGGGGCACCATCCTCGGGTTCAAGAG GTCCAAGTCGAACCAGTACGAGAACACCTCGCTGGTGCAGATCGAGGGGGTCAACACCAAGGAGGACGTCGCGTGGTACGCCGGGAAGCGCCTGGCCTACGTCTACAAGGCCAAGACCAAGAGCAACGGCACCCACTACCGCTGCCTCTGGGGAAAGGTCATCCGCCCGCACGGAAACTCCGGTGTCGTCCGCGCCCAGTTCAAGTCCAACCTCCCCGCCGAGTCCATG GGGCGCAAGGTCAGGGTGTTCATGTACCCGAGCAGTATCTAA
- the LOC127317883 gene encoding tuliposide A-converting enzyme 1, chloroplastic-like produces MDLTTKLSFDSRLLRVYEDGRVERLFGTETTLPGFDAATGVSSKDVVIDGTTGVFVRLYIPDLPGSDSQCKNLPILVYFHGGGLVIESASSPTYHRYLNSLVSKAGVLAVSVNYRLAPEHPLPAAYDDSWTALSWAASRDDPWLSEHGDAGRMFLAGDSGGANIVHNMAIMAGTGGVLASGAPLEGAIVLHPMFGGKKPIDGEVMYMREIMAKFWPLICPVSVEGLDDPKLNPMARGAPSLEKLACRKLLVCSAELDYARPRAAAYYEAVKASGWRGTVEWLESVGEEHVFFINKPEGDESMKLMDRLVHFLNGN; encoded by the coding sequence ATGGACCTAACAACCAAACTGAGTTTCGACTCGCGGCTCCTCCGCGTCTACGAAGACGGCCGAGTGGAGCGACTCTTTGGCACAGAAACCACCCTCCCGGGATTTGACGCCGCCACCGGGGTCAGCTCCAAGGATGTCGTCATCGACGGCACCACCGGCGTCTTCGTCCGTCTCTACATCCCCGACCTTCCCGGGTCCGATTCCCAGTGCAAGAATCTCCCGATCCTCGTTTACTTCCACGGCGGCGGCCTCGTCATCGAGTCAGCGTCCTCTCCGACGTACCACAGGTACCTCAACTCCCTCGTCTCCAAAGCCGGTGTCCTGGCCGTGTCGGTCAACTACCGCCTCGCTCCGGAGCACCCGCTTCCCGCAGCCTACGACGATTCCTGGACGGCGCTCAGCTGGGCCGCGTCTAGGGATGATCCGTGGCTGTCGGAGCACGGTGATGCTGGCAGAATGTTCCTGGCCGGCGACAGCGGGGGCGCGAACATCGTTCACAACATGGCAATCATGGCCGGCACCGGGGGCGTTCTGGCCTCAGGGGCACCGCTAGAGGGGGCGATCGTGCTTCACCCCATGTTTGGAGGGAAGAAGCCAATCGACGGCGAGGTCATGTACATGCGAGAGATTATGGCGAAGTTCTGGCCCCTAATATGTCCGGTAAGCGTAGAAGGGCTGGACGACCCGAAGTTGAACCCGATGGCTCGTGGAGCGCCGAGCCTGGAGAAGTTGGCATGCCGGAAGCTGCTTGTCTGCTCGGCCGAGCTAGACTACGCACGGCCAAGGGCAGCGGCTTACTACGAGGCCGTGAAGGCGAGCGGGTGGCGCGGCACGGTGGAGTGGCTGGAGTCCGTAGGAGAGGAGCATGTCTTCTTCATCAACAAGCCGGAGGGTGATGAGTCTATGAAGCTGATGGACCGGCTAGTCCACTTCCTCAACGGCAACTGA